The following are from one region of the Saccharomyces kudriavzevii IFO 1802 strain IFO1802 genome assembly, chromosome: 12 genome:
- the YEH2 gene encoding sterol esterase (similar to Saccharomyces cerevisiae YEH1 (YLL012W) and YEH2 (YLR020C); ancestral locus Anc_5.200), with amino-acid sequence MVNKLLDGVQRLVSVIILTSFMTGLFILSLWNNYVTVHFQHKNDPRDTRSSRTKIHPSDKKKKRPARHSRPLSISSATPLDLEQDQENNIEYDRTVSSKLSTTSNASLSGEGDASNSIKLETNVSQAPYAAENPFQNIALAEDTRLVPDLKYYYKEYGIDIEEFEVETDDGFIIDLWHFKPRLNDHAEEAKREPILLLHGLLQSCGAFASSGRKSLAYFLYESGFDIWLGNNRCGLHAKWNMKKLGNDHSKKWDWDMDQMVQYDLKALVTHVLDSTGYAKLSLVAHSQGTTQGFMGLVNGEKLYASDFKLVDKLENFVALAPAVYPGPLLDEKAFVRLMANGIDSPWYFGRRSFIPLMMTMRKLMVGTKVFSFLSYIMFNYLFDWNDVLWDRILRDRNFLFSPVHISVKLMQWWLSPLPNKLSFKKGAGKIFPDKKTWFPIAKNDDDSGTNLNNNSLHLNSKRQNSEDFPHIIMFIPKQDRLVDGERLINHFINHEANAVYKLWYIEEYSHLDVLWAHDVIDRIGKPMIENMRFPSAK; translated from the coding sequence ATGGTAAATAAGCTGCTTGATGGGGTTCAGCGATTGGTGAGCGTGATAATTCTTACCTCGTTTATGACAGGGTTATTCATATTGTCATTATGGAACAACTATGTAACGGTCCATTTTCAACACAAGAATGACCCAAGGGATACCAGAAGTTCCAGAACCAAGATTCATCCAAGcgacaagaagaagaaacggCCAGCACGTCATTCTCGGCCTCTGTCAATATCTTCTGCCACACCTTTAGATTTGGAACAGGACCAAGAAAACAACATCGAATATGATCGTACCGTGTCGAGCAAGCTCTCCACGACCAGCAACGCCTCCCTATCCGGGGAAGGTGATGCTAGTAATAGTATTAAACTGGAAACAAATGTGAGTCAGGCTCCATATGCTGCTGAGAatccatttcaaaatatcgCACTTGCCGAGGATACTAGACTGGTACCTGATCTGAAGTACTATTATAAGGAATACGGTATTGATAtcgaagaatttgaagtaGAGACGGACGATGGGTTCATCATTGATTTATGGCATTTCAAGCCGAGATTGAATGATCATGCAGAAGAGGCAAAGCGCGAACCCATTTTGTTGTTGCATGGTCTTTTACAAAGCTGTGGGGCATTTGCATCTTCAGGTAGAAAATCTTTAgcgtattttctttatgaaTCCGGGTTTGACATTTGGTTGGGTAATAACAGATGTGGGTTACATGCTAAGTGGAACATGAAAAAGTTAGGTAATGATCattccaaaaaatgggACTGGGATATGGATCAGATGGTTCAGTACGATTTAAAGGCACTTGTAACTCACGTACTGGATAGTACTGGGTATGCTAAATTATCGCTTGTGGCACATTCGCAAGGTACAACACAAGGATTCATGGGGCTTGTTAATGGTGAAAAACTATACGCAAGCGATTTTAAATTAGTGGATAAGCTAGAAAATTTCGTCGCTTTGGCACCAGCAGTTTACCCTGGACCTTTACTAGATGAAAAAGCATTTGTGAGGCTAATGGCGAATGGTATTGATTCCCCATGGTACTTCGGTAGAAGATCATTTATACCTTTGATGATGACCATGAGAAAGTTGATGGTTGGCACCAaggttttttctttcctttcctACATCATGTTCAACTACTTATTTGATTGGAATGATGTTTTATGGGATAGAATCTTGAGAGACCGaaactttttattttcaccaGTTCACATTTCAGTCAAACTAATGCAATGGTGGCTGTCGCCTCTTCCCAACAAGTTAAGTTTTAAGAAAGGTGCAGGCAAAATTTTTCCCGATAAGAAGACTTGGTTTCCTATTGCCAAGAATGATGACGATAGTGGTACTAATttgaacaacaacagcTTGCACTTAAATTCGAAAAGACAAAACAGTGAGGATTTTCCACACATCATAATGTTTATTCCGAAGCAAGACAGGCTGGTGGACGGCGAGCGATTGATTAATCATTTTATAAATCATGAAGCTAATGCAGTGTACAAACTTTGGTATATCGAGGAGTATTCGCATCTGGACGTTTTATGGGCGCATGACGTCATTGATAGAATTGGCAAACCAATGATAGAGAATATGAGGTTTCCTAGTGCAAAGTAA
- the IRC25 gene encoding Irc25p (similar to Saccharomyces cerevisiae IRC25 (YLR021W); ancestral locus Anc_5.199) — translation MISYEFRTCIPKESDICSNASSTEGNELYLQATHFSNTILLQIRLNGEMDSTYEVSLKGLNPLLDVDAVPLAGNLENTGDDLDDEEEEFARDHLSDYQVVTKLGDSTDPKAPVVCIQVAELYRRVLLPEMNSVMIQGNVQLSLLITMSSKIWKPSREKNGDDFGKLVFLLKCIKDMYAK, via the coding sequence ATGATATCATATGAATTTCGGACCTGTATACCGAAAGAATCGGATATCTGTTCAAATGCTTCCTCAACCGAGGGCAATGAATTATACTTACAAGCCACACATTTCAGCAATACGATTCTTTTACAAATCAGACTCAATGGAGAAATGGATTCTACCTATGAAGTATCCTTGAAAGGGCTAAATCCTCTTCTCGATGTAGATGCTGTGCCATTAGCAGGCAACTTAGAAAACACAGGTGACGATTTAGACgacgaggaagaagaatttgCAAGAGACCATCTGTCTGATTATCAAGTCGTCACCAAATTGGGAGATAGTACAGATCCAAAAGCACCCGTAGTGTGCATACAGGTTGCTGAATTGTACAGGAGGGTTTTACTTCCTGAAATGAACAGCGTGATGATTCAAGGTAACGTGCAACTAAGCCTCCTGATAACTATGAGCAGTAAGATATGGAAGCCATCGCGGGAAAAGAATGGTGATGATTTTGGTAAGTTAGTGTTTTTATTAAAGTGTATCAAAGATATGTATGCAAAATGA
- the SDO1 gene encoding guanine nucleotide exchange factor SDO1 (similar to Saccharomyces cerevisiae SDO1 (YLR022C); ancestral locus Anc_5.198): MPINQPSGQIKLTNVSLVKLKKARKRFEVACYQNKVQDYRKGIEKDLDEVLQIHQVFMNVSKGLVANKEDLQKCFGTTNIDDVIKEIMHKGEIQLSEKERQLMVNKVNNELLTIISAKCINPISKKRYPPTMIHKALQELKFSPVINKPAKLQALEAIKLLVSKQIIPIVRAKMKVKVVIGEPCKQSKIIEKISTLITTSPQEPTDPELDTWTCIGLIDPVNYRDLMTLCDKRGIVQVLDMAVIDNTTHN; this comes from the coding sequence ATGCCTATCAATCAGCCATCGGGACAGATCAAGTTGACTAATGTTTCCTTAGTGAAGTTAAAAAAGGCCCGTAAAAGGTTTGAAGTTGCGTGTTATCAAAATAAAGTCCAAGATTATCGTAAAGGAATCGAGAAAGATTTAGACGAAGTACTTCAAATACATCAGGTTTTCATGAACGTCTCCAAAGGTTTGGTTGCTAATAAGGAAGATCTACAAAAATGTTTCGGGACCACAAATATTGACGATgttatcaaagaaatcatgcATAAGGGAGAAATCCAACtatcagaaaaagaacGGCAATTAATGGTTAACAAAGTCAACAATGAATTGCTTACAATAATCAGTGCTAAATGTATCAACCCtatatcaaagaaaagatatcCACCCACAATGATTCATAAAGCTTTGCAGGAACTAAAATTCAGCCCTGTGATTAACAAGCCTGCCAAATTGCAAGCATTGGAAGCAATCAAACTATTAGTCTCTAAGCAAATTATTCCAATCGTAAGAGCAAAGATGAAGGTCAAAGTAGTTATAGGTGAACCGTGTAAGCAATCCAAAATAATCGAGAAGATCAGCACACTGATAACCACATCACCTCAAGAGCCAACAGATCCGGAATTGGATACATGGACATGCATAGGTCTTATTGATCCTGTCAATTACAGAGATCTAATGACGCTATGCGATAAAAGGGGAATTGTACAAGTCTTGGATATGGCAGTCATAGATAATACAACGCATAACTAA
- the IZH3 gene encoding Izh3p (similar to Saccharomyces cerevisiae IZH3 (YLR023C); ancestral locus Anc_5.197) has translation MESSSRSLTQYIPSPMESLSRLKRKGVDNFQKVKKSGKSIYNYNYSKFVPHSFSAIDENIKHSENDNDDVLEIIGSRKEKKVSKAIYKRKGGQSPSEVSQLSLGDSDAVTLVNSVSNLKLNNASTSTSLVSSSSTVCSQTKISSRSSRSFSNQAKIKEENPYFSNVKDYCGPMKASMIKREILIEEPLNPTTDIKSFINSYNHSEAYSLGESQHLHYYQLPFPWRENRYIIHGYRFYNTHSKSLLSIINWYGWHNETSNIWSHLLGAMYIIYLAIYDFPQSEVWRNPNVPQQARWIVFMFLAAALKCMLSSVFWHTFNGTSFLRLRSKFACVDYSGITILITASILTTEFVTMYSCYWAMCTYMGISLALGVIGVFMNWSPRFDRPEARPLRIRFFILLATMGVLSFLHLIFLTDIYYASRLFGPVTYKSVVWYLVGVVFYGSFIPERFRSDVQVDKTIPTDYELSTDLEIITKQKEIHFRKVPTAHSKCNSCPSHVRSFKSLWWVDYVGCSHTFWHFFVVLGVIGHYKAILDMFARRWVLS, from the coding sequence ATGGAATCTTCGAGCAGAAGCTTAACTCAGTATATACCATCACCTATGGAATCTTTATCAAGGTTAAAGCGGAAGGGTGTAGACAATTTTcagaaggtgaaaaaatccGGTAAATCCATCTATAATTATAACTACTCGAAATTTGTCCCtcattcattttcagcTATTGACGAAAATATAAAGCACTCAGAAAATGACAACGATGACGTTTTGGAGATAATAGGCTCcagaaaagagaagaaagtCTCGAAAGCCATTTATAAAAGAAAGGGTGGCCAGTCACCAAGTGAAGTGTCTCAGCTTTCATTGGGAGATTCAGATGCTGTAACTTTGGTGAATTCGGTCTCCAATCTCAAATTAAACAACGCCTCCACTTCAACTTCTTTGGTGTCCTCATCCTCGACAGTATGTTCCCAAACAAAAATCTCATCACGTTCTTCAAGAAGCTTCTCTAATCAAGCGaaaatcaaagaggaaaatcCCTATTTCTCTAATGTGAAAGACTATTGTGGTCCAATGAAAGCATCCATGATAAAAAGGGAAATCCTCATTGAAGAACCTTTGAATCCAACCACTGATATCAAATCTTTTATCAACTCATACAATCATTCAGAAGCATATAGCCTAGGTGAAAGTCAACATCTACATTATTATCAATTGCCATTTCCATGGAGGGAAAATAGGTACATAATTCATGGCTATAGGTTCTATAATACCCATTCTAAGTCATTGTTATCCATCATTAATTGGTACGGCTGGCATAATGAAACTTCCAACATTTGGTCCCACTTGTTGGGAGCCATGTATATAATTTATCTGGCAATTTACGATTTTCCCCAGTCTGAAGTTTGGCGGAATCCTAACGTTCCCCAACAAGCAAGATGGATtgtttttatgtttttggCAGCGGCCTTGAAATGCATGTTGAGCTCCGTATTCTGGCATACATTCAACGGGACATCTTTCCTAAGGTTGCGTTCCAAATTTGCGTGTGTTGATTATAGTGGCATTACTATTTTGATTACCGCATCGATATTGACCACTGAATTTGTTACAATGTATTCATGTTATTGGGCGATGTGTACTTATATGGGCATTTCTTTAGCGCTCGGGGTAATCGGTGTTTTTATGAATTGGTCACCTCGATTCGATAGACCTGAAGCAAGACCACTCAGAATTAGATTTTTCATCCTACTCGCTACCATGGGTGTCTTGTCGTTTCTACATTTGATATTCCTAACGGATATATATTATGCTTCGAGGCTATTTGGCCCCGTTACGTACAAATCGGTTGTTTGGTACTTGGTCGGTGTGGTTTTCTACGGTTCGTTCATCCCTGAAAGGTTCAGGTCTGATGTTCAGGTTGATAAAACAATTCCAACTGACTACGAATTGTCTACTGATTTGGAAATTATCACAAAGCAAAAAGAGATTCATTTCAGAAAGGTACCTACTGCCCATTCCAAGTGCAACTCCTGCCCATCTCATGTCAGATCATTCAAGTCTCTATGGTGGGTTGATTATGTGGGTTGTTCGCACACTTTTTGGCATTTCTTTGTAGTTTTAGGTGTTATCGGTCATTATAAAGCCATTCTAGACATGTTTGCCAGGAGGTGGGTTTTATCATGA
- the UBR2 gene encoding putative ubiquitin-protein ligase UBR2 (similar to Saccharomyces cerevisiae UBR2 (YLR024C); ancestral locus Anc_5.191), which yields MEDPNLAINNIRDFLTQLPKLAKCEYNETTSYLLWRTLDLRLKNSDGNIDWHSLVSILDSETWTSERYRDILNGKKWKTQEFESDHHFMDNVHTGTSCTRLCFPSETIYYCFTCSTNPLYEICELCFDKEKHVHHSYVAKVVMRPEGRICHCGDPFAFNDPTLAFKCKNELNNIPVTNGTNNTIDDENVVSLLNYVLDFLIDVTVCNKEETEAHSGEKKASSPMDSSQNSAADDTTDKHKYESSVNDDNSVFFDNNWSSTKKEDREEWAIQIEEEECNVHYMDLASIITKTLNTPVEYAISITKALEDSHDVVTVLQGKNHFEMNRIAKEFQKENINVYVRKVSDIFKRKLTDDLTSWLYSLCFKSTASLEIKYSLRVSMLDVWYSHFSKMRVSPSNTNPDFSKINLLGGFLLSNEDSDGSWFKPWSLKDIEDEKISKILINYNDRLTRAHSPDTVSHFYNFYGSRFQYIIINSINILSKKSKFKMLKIIASLFSLRDENRKLLAAQYIDVYLSVLYDAVASDAKECQVTLMSVLGQYTFQDPTIANMAIRCGFIERTIRFAFTLMAFNPEDLMSYLPISLYNGFKLPTETIRNRRTIICFKDLCTIMSANTIPQELLSNEAIFNAIIESFSEFNNVLPLKRETKEHVEVENFDFSAFYFFFSSILIMTDGYTRSISLVKDATFRRQIVLKLLNVAQNREFESLTTSRKAISSDNISANEVDANKATLFTVREKICNYVAETINFQVGVNTQCFFNPMSYLFKFIIQWSQCGRYEPLPASLAHYINLYDVFQDKHKALHISESALSTLVLIGQINVGFWVRNGTPITHQARMYTKYSMREFTYISDIFNVQFSMAMCNPDELMVTYLSRWGLKHWANGVPMYDYPDTETTIAVVNECILLLIQLLTEVRSLVMKSSKEGFERTFKSEIIHALCFDTCSYAQVVNCIPEHITKHPSFDIYLEKYANYTPPTSLTDNGTFVLKEKFKDEIDPYYIGLSSSRRYDVEKNIRLNMTNLRNVKYEDAFVPAKRVKDLLKNTIFSGLYSISSVNTFGLFLKNTLDHIIKYDYDNLLPRVVHLIHLCVVNNLNEFMGILWHEYAIVDTEFCHYHSIGSILYYCLLKENFSDSHGKIREIFRYLMETAPHVNVNSYLKEQTTSYIPGILWPTKEDKSHKDKEFERKKHVARLRRKKLMKKLAQQQLKFMENNSVDTSDISTPRTTSPSLSPVRTDADNNSNTISGFCDDDCVFCKMPKDDDVFVYLSYQERNICDHGIDFTDPLEVNRINSQFIGKRPEGSTVQEDMQEDGGTRLRLTRCEPVLRACGHGSHIKCLSSHMKSIRGIQNQTTKNIPLSYGLGLIYCPVCNSLSNSFLPKPNDLNKKAANEFFKCTESHMDTEENLDLTSSTCIKAAMVLGDLQGIKVTTIDDAYKIANRVLVNTISNTELRLRSYREHGKFVNINKISSQCILTLRLLCGLKSYLYKKCVESKTFIDEIPRKIWNWNTFLIEGNNIDLLRYISQNFDNVDQGNVVQPPTLCIYEMFKRRFHQLLLLLARDMMRVNFYKDCRNKIEISSNGSDEPPASIFYLFGTFKKYIDLFKPDDIEFDVASLERNKNFVCSLLLESLTIFCRKTYLLFNIQYDDDNNDGRGGGDAATKQHEIELIFQYFKIPNLTHFLKDFFYNEVSQNIERYNDGNDNLRIQQVIYDMVQNINTRSFPSPEQIQLIKLPANLSRFSLENDEISNKCDKYEIGVCLLCGEKCHIQKSIALEGYLQGECTDHVRNGCEITSSYGVFLMTRTNAVYLSYGKRGTFYAAPYLSKYGETNEDYKFSTPVYLNQERYAYLANEIVFGNMIPHVVFRLTDGNADLGGWETM from the coding sequence ATGGAAGATCCTAATCTGGCTATAAACAATATAAGAGACTTTCTTACCCAGCTCCCGAAGCTCGCCAAATGCGAATATAATGAAACCACTAGTTACTTGCTATGGAGGACTTTGGATCTACGCCTCAAGAATAGCGATGGCAATATCGATTGGCACTCTCTTGTTTCTATACTAGATTCTGAAACCTGGACAAGTGAAAGGTATAGGGATATACtaaatggaaaaaagtggaaaacACAGGAGTTCGAGAGTGACCATCACTTTATGGATAATGTACATACAGGAACATCATGCACACGTTTATGCTTCCCCTCAGAAACAATTTATTACTGTTTTACATGCTCCACAAACCCATTATATGAAATCTGCGAACTTTGTTTTGACAAGGAAAAACATGTACATCATTCTTACGTGGCAAAAGTGGTGATGCGCCCGGAAGGCAGGATATGCCATTGTGGTGACCCCTTTGCCTTCAATGACCCAACCCTCGCATTCAAATGCAAGAACGAATTGAATAACATCCCTGTTACTAATGGGACTAATAATACTATCGATGATGAGAACGTAGTTTCGTTATTGAATTATGTACTGGATTTTTTAATTGATGTAACGGTTTGCAACAAGGAGGAGACAGAAGCCCATTCAGGTGAGAAAAAAGCGTCCTCCCCTATGGATTCTAGTCAAAACTCCGCTGCTGATGACACAACAGATAAACACAAATACGAATCATCGGTCAATGACGACaattctgtattttttgaCAACAATTGGTCTAGcacaaagaaagaagaccGTGAAGAGTGGGCTATCCaaatcgaagaagaagaatgtaACGTCCACTATATGGACTTAGCGTCTATAATAACCAAAACATTGAATACACCGGTTGAATATGCCATCTCGATAACAAAGGCTTTAGAAGATTCTCATGATGTAGTAACTGTGCTCCAGGGCAAAAATCACTTCGAAATGAATAGAATTGCGAAAGAGTtccaaaaggaaaatataaatgtTTATGTAAGAAAAGTGAGTGatatattcaaaagaaagctaACGGACGATTTAACAAGCTGGCTGTACTCCTTATGTTTCAAATCAACCGCATCTTTGGAAATTAAATATTCCCTTCGAGTTTCCATGCTCGATGTTTGGTATTCGCATTTTTCTAAGATGAGAGTTTCTCCTTCAAACACAAATCCAGACTTTTCTAAGATCAATTTATTAGGTGGATTCTTACTATCGAATGAGGACAGCGATGGGTCCTGGTTTAAACCTTGGTCATTaaaagatattgaagatgaaaaaatttcgaaaATACTGATTAATTACAACGATAGATTAACCAGGGCACATTCACCGGACACAGTGAGCCATTTTTACAATTTTTATGGATCTAGATTCCAgtatattattataaaCTCTATCAACAtattatcaaagaaatccaaattcaaaatgctGAAGATCATAGCATCACTGTTTTCCCTTAGAGATGAAAATAGAAAACTTCTTGCCGCCCAGTATATTGATGTTTATCTCTCTGTTCTCTATGATGCTGTTGCCTCAGATGCCAAAGAATGCCAAGTAACTCTGATGAGCGTATTGGGACAATACACTTTTCAAGACCCCACCATAGCAAACATGGCTATACGCTGTGGCTTTATTGAAAGAACTATCAGGTTCGCATTTACTCTTATGGCGTTTAACCCGGAGGACTTAATGTCATACTTGCCCATCTCTTTATACAATGGTTTTAAATTGCCTACTGAAACCATACGCAACCGAAGAACAATCATTTGTTTCAAAGATCTTTGTACGATAATGTCAGCGAACACTATTCCGCAAGAACTTTTATCGAATGAGGCCATTTTCAATGCAATAATCGAGTCCTTCTCTGAGTTCAATAACGTACTTCCTTTGAAACGAGAAACTAAAGAACATGTAGAAGTTGAAaactttgatttttctgcgttttatttctttttctcatcgATTTTGATAATGACAGATGGCTACACACGCAGTATATCATTAGTGAAAGATGCGACCTTCCGTAGGCAAATTGTTCTTAAGCTACTAAACGTTGCTCAGAACAGGGAATTTGAGTCGCTAACTACTTCAAGAAAAGCCATATCGTCTGATAACATATCGGCCAATGAAGTAGATGCCAATAAAGCAACTTTATTTACCGTTAGGGAGAAAATTTGTAATTACGTGGCAGAAACTATAAACTTCCAAGTGGGTGTGAACACGcaatgttttttcaatccaATGTCATACTTGTTCAAGTTTATTATCCAATGGAGTCAATGTGGAAGATATGAGCCACTTCCGGCTTCCTTAGCGCACTATATTAACCTCTACGATGTTTTCCAAGACAAGCACAAAGCTTTACACATATCAGAATCTGCCTTATCTACCTTGGTTCTAATTGGGCAAATCAATGTCGGTTTTTGGGTAAGAAATGGCACTCCGATTACTCATCAAGCAAGGATGTACACAAAATACAGCATGAGAGAGTTCACTTATATTAGTGACATTTTTAATGTGCAATTTAGTATGGCGATGTGTAATCCTGATGAACTAATGGTTACATATCTCTCAAGATGGGGATTGAAACATTGGGCAAATGGCGTACCAATGTATGATTATCCTGATACAGAAACCACTATAGCCGTTGTTAATGAATGCATTTTACTATTGATTCAACTGCTAACTGAAGTAAGATCACTGGTCatgaaatcttcaaaagagGGTTTTGAAAGGACCTTTAAATCCGAAATCATTCATGCTCTTTGTTTTGACACGTGCTCTTATGCACAAGTCGTCAACTGTATTCCAGAGCATATTACCAAACACCCTTCATTTGACAtttatcttgaaaaatatgcCAATTACACCCCTCCAACAAGTTTGACTGACAATGGTACTTTCgtgttgaaagaaaagttcaagGATGAGATTGATCCTTATTATATAGGACTTTCCTCGAGTAGAAGATATGATGTagagaaaaatattagaCTGAATATGACAAATTTGAGGAACGTGAAATACGAGGATGCCTTTGTTCCTGCAAAAAGGGTTAaagatttattgaaaaacacCATTTTTTCTGGACTTTATTCGATTTCATCAGTTAACACTTTTGGtctgtttttgaagaatacaTTGGATCATATTATAAAATACGATTACGATAATTTACTGCCAAGAGTTGTTCATTTGATTCATTTATGTGTAGTTAATAACCTAAATGAGTTCATGGGAATATTGTGGCATGAATATGCAATTGTAGACACAGAGTTCTGTCATTACCACAGCATTGGTTCTATTTTGTACTATTGTCTGTTGAAAGAGAACTTTTCGGACTCACACGGTAAAATTAGGGAGATTTTTAGATATCTAATGGAAACAGCACCTCATGTTAACGTAAACAGTTATTTGAAGGAACAAACCACTTCATATATACCGGGAATATTATGGCCAACAAAGGAAGATAAAAGTCACAAAGATAAAGAattcgaaagaaaaaagcatgTTGCTCGattaagaagaaaaaagttgatgaagaagttaGCCCAACAGCAGCTGAAATTTATGGAGAACAATAGCGTGGATACTTCCGATATCAGCACACCCAGAACCACGTCGCCTAGTTTATCACCCGTTAGAACGGATGCAGacaataatagtaatacAATTAGCGGTTTCTGCGATGATGATTGCGTATTTTGTAAGATGCCAAAGGACGATGATGTATTTGTTTATCTTTCTTATCAAGAACGGAACATATGCGATCATGGTATTGATTTTACAGACCCATTAGAAGTGAACAGAATAAACTCACAGTTCATTGGTAAGCGACCAGAGGGCAGTACCGTTCAGGAAGACATGCAAGAGGATGGTGGAACAAGATTGAGACTAACCAGGTGTGAACCAGTACTAAGAGCCTGTGGGCATGGATCTCATATTAAATGTTTAAGCAGTCATATGAAGTCAATTCGCGgtattcaaaatcaaactacaaaaaatattccATTATCGTATGGTTTGGGGTTAATATACTGTCCCGTATGCAATTCCTTAAGTAATTCCTTCCTACCGAAACCAAATGACCTTAACAAGAAAGCAGCAAAtgagtttttcaaatgtaCCGAAAGTCACATGGATACGGAAGAAAACCTCGACCTAACGAGCTCCACTTGTATTAAAGCAGCAATGGTCCTTGGTGACCTCCAAGGAATAAAAGTTACTACCATCGATGATGCTTATAAAATTGCTAATAGAGTGCTGGTTAATACCATCTCAAATACAGAACTCAGATTAAGATCATACAGGGAGCACGGAAAATTTGTTaatataaacaaaatatCTAGCCAATGTATCTTGACCCTACGATTACTTTGTGGGCTCAAGTCATATCTCTATAAGAAATGTGTCGAATCGAAAACATTTATCGATGAAATCCCTCGTAAAATATGGAATTGGAATACCTTCTTGATAGAAGGCAATAATATAGATTTACTCCGGTACATTAGCCAGAATTTCGATAATGTCGATCAAGGTAACGTCGTGCAGCCACCGACCCTATGTATCTATgaaatgttcaaaaggAGATTCCATCAACTTTTACTTTTGCTTGCCAGAGATATGATGAGAGTAAATTTTTACAAAGACTGCCGAAATAAGATCGAGATATCGTCAAATGGATCAGACGAACCACCTGCTAGCatattttatttgtttgggacttttaaaaaatacatCGACCTCTTTAAACCAGACGATATCGAGTTTGATGTTGCAAGTctagaaagaaataaaaattttgtatGCTCATTGCTACTAGAGTCGCTAACCATTTTCTGCAGAAAAACGTACTTACTATTCAATATTCAATACGacgatgataataatgatggtcgtggtggtggtgatgCTGCAACTAAGCAACATGAGATAGAGCTTATTTTCCAATATTTTAAAATACCCAATTTGactcattttttgaaggacTTTTTCTATAACGAAGTGTCCCAAAACATCGAGAGATATAATGACGGTAATGATAATTTGAGAATTCAGCAAGTCATATATGACATGGTGCAGAATATAAACACAAGATCATTTCCTTCACCAGAACAAATCCAACTAATCAAACTACCTGCAAATCTGTCCAGATTTTCCTTGGAGAATGATGAAATATCGAATAAATGTGATAAGTACGAGATCGGAGTTTGTTTGTTGTGCGGTGAAAAATGCCATATCCAGAAAAGCATAGCGCTAGAAGGCTATTTACAGGGTGAATGTACTGACCATGTGAGAAATGGATGCGAAATCACCTCTTCCTACGGGGTCTTCTTGATGACCAGAACAAACGCTGTTTATTTGTCATATGGCAAAAGAGGTACATTTTATGCTGCACCTTATCTGAGCAAGTACGGAGAGACCAACGAAGACTATAAATTCAGTACTCCCGTCTATTTGAACCAGGAAAGATACGCATATCTGGCGAATGAGATTGTTTTCGGTAACATGATCCCGCACGTAGTGTTCCGACTAACGGACGGCAATGCAGATCTTGGTGGGTGGGAGACTATGTAA